In the genome of Gammaproteobacteria bacterium, one region contains:
- a CDS encoding homocysteine S-methyltransferase family protein, whose translation RGLRANASKRSHAELDESTDLDDGDPAQLGREYRGLQGWLPNLTVVGGCCGTDHRHVEAICEALTAGK comes from the coding sequence CGCGGTCTACGCGCCAACGCCTCGAAGCGCAGCCACGCCGAACTGGACGAGTCCACTGATCTCGATGACGGCGATCCGGCGCAACTGGGTCGCGAATACCGGGGGTTGCAAGGATGGCTTCCGAATCTCACCGTCGTCGGCGGCTGCTGCGGCACGGATCATCGCCACGTAGAGGCGATATGCGAAGCGCTGACCGCGGGTAAATGA